AGATGGCTGAGCGGCGCGCCGTTCATCTCGTAGGCCAGCAAGGTTTGCGGGTGCAGAGCATTTTCGATCGCGAGACTGCCGTAGAATTGGCCGCCCTCCGCTCCTTCGCCGAATGAATAGAAGACGACGGCCTTCGCGCACGGCGTTGGCCTGACCACCCGGACCAGTTCGGCCACTGGCAGCCCGCCCCATTCGGCAATGCCCGACCAACCCTGAATGCAGTGGTGCAACGTGACCTGGGTCTTCATTCTCAGCGCCCGGAGGTCGTCCAGCGACAGCTCCACCGGGTTCTCCACCAAGCCGTACACTTTCAGACGGTAGTCCTTGAAATCGCCCGCGACCAGCGCGGTCCACTCGTCGCAGGTCGGCACCTTGCCGTTGACCCAGAAGAAGGGGGAGACGTCCTCGCGACGGAACTCGGCCCGTGCGGCGGCCCGGTCGAGCAGACACGCCATGACCGGCGTGACGACCGCCTTGGCGGCGTGCTGGACGGCTCGGGGGTACCTCCACGCCGCCCGATTGGCCAGCCCGTTCAGCAGGACGACCACGCCGATCCCTGCCAGGCCGAGGTCCAGGCCGATCGGGTGGGCGTCATCCGTCCCCATCACGATGTGGTTCATGTTCCGGACGAAGTCCGTGAGCCCGACCATGGTCACGTGCGCAATGATGAAGACGACGAAGGCACACATGACGAGGAAGTGGATCGATCGGCCGACCTGGCGGTTGCCGGGCAGCTTCGGGTACCACGTGAACCGGGCCGTGAAGGCCGGGGACATCGAGGGGCCGGTCAATATCGCCAGAGGGGCCAGGAGGAACACGACCCCGAAGTACGCCAGTTGCTGGAGCGCGTTGTAGTGGTAGAAACCGTTGGGCTCCGGCGTCAGGTGGAAGGTGGCGTAGTGGACGAAGACGGCCCAGGCGTCGGGTACGATCCGCCATGACGTCGGCACCAGCCGCCTCCACTGCCCGGTTCCGAACAGGAGCGCGACGAAGGCCACGCCGTTGCCTACCCAGAACAAGACGCTGAGGAAGTGCCAGTGCCGGGCCATACCGACCGTGTGCCGGTGGCCGGGCAAGCCGATCCAGGCCGAAAGAGGCCGAGAATCGTCTTTTGCCGTCCAGACGCGATCTTTCGGCACCTGGATCGGCGTGAGTCGGAGCCACTCCGTGCCGGGGGTGCAGTGGACGTTCCCGTACAGCCGGGGATGGTCCATGAGGATCTGCAAGCCGCTGCGAATGAGGAGCACCAGGAATAGCAGGTTCACGTAGTGGGTGATGCGCAGCCAGGCCGGGAAGCCGTAAGGCTCCGCCCGTTCGAGCATCGACGTGAGGCTGGACGACACCGTCGGAAGGCCAAACGTACCCCACTGGATGTACGCCGCGGCAACCGGGAGCAGCAGCAGCGAGACGAGCAGCAGGACCGTGTTGGGTCGAACGCGCATGGGATCACGCCGGCATCATCTGCGACCTTCGAGAACCTTCTTCAGGACGAGCGCCTCGTTGTGCTCTTCGTCCCGCGCGCCGTAGAGCAGGGTAACGGTGTGCGTCTTGCTTTTCTGCCTCAGCAGCCTGAGCGCATCCTTCTTCGCACGGAGCTCCTTCCGGTACCGGGCTTGAAACTGTTTCCATCTACCGGGAGCGTGGCCGAACCACTTGCGCAGCTCCGTGCTCGGGGCCACGTCCTTCAGCCACAATGTCACCGCGGCGCGCTGTTTGGTCAAACCGCGCGGCCACAGGCGATCGACCAGGATTCGCAGGCCATCCGTTCGGGAAGGCTTCTCGTAGACTCGCTTCAATCGGATCATGGCTCCGATTCTCCCTTACTGGTCATGGCGGCACCGTTCCCACCTGAAAATCCCGCCCTTCCCAGCGTCCTGCTACCGTCCAGAAGAAGGTGAAGCGGACCGGAGCCCTCTGCGCCGGCGGCACCTGGATGTCCACGTAGTGATGGCCGGTATCGATGGGCGTGGAGTCCGTGTCCTGGGCGCGCTGCCATTCGTCGCCGGTCCACCGCAACCGGAACGAGGAGGCCGCCTGGATCCGCAGGGTGCCTCCGGTCGATACCGAGCGCACCTGCCGGTTGAATGTCCAGATCTCCAACCGCGGCACCGTCCGGCGGGTGCGGTAACGGTCGGCGACGGCCGAGATCAGGCCGACGACCTGGCCGTCCGCGGCGGAGCGCACCAGCTGGATGTACTCGGCATGCGCCCAGGCCAGCGGCATGGCGCCTCCGGTAGGGCGGCCGAAGCTCATGTGGGCCCCGGGACGATCCGGCAACGCCCACACTTGCTCGGGCAGCAAGCACGTTTGCGTGGCAAACCCGTCCATGGCCCGGATGAACGGCCCTACGTCGCGCCCGGCCGCCAGCTCGTAGTGCCCCCGCTCTCCCGTGAGCAGCGGCCAGGCGTGTCCGTATCCCCATCCCTGATAGGGCCCGCCATCTTCCCGCTGCCCGTAGCCGTCGTGGTTGTAGCGTCGCCAGCAGGGGCCGAACGGGGTGTTTACCCGGAGGATCGCGTCCACCACGCGGAGTGAATCCTCGATCAGCGGGTCCCCCGGCTTGCGGATGCCGTAGCGGACCAGCTCGAGGAACCCCGCATCCACGATGTCCTTGGCCGGAAATGCGGTGGGCGCCCCGGGCGGCTGGTTGCGCAGATCCAGGAGCCCGTGGTTGGCGTCCTCGTCAGGTTGGGGATCGCGGACGTCCGCCGGATGGATGCGGATGAAGTGGCGGCGAATGCTCGGGACCAGCGATCCGTCCGTGGTCACCGTCCACCGTTCGAGGTGGGCGTCGAGAAAGTCGGCGTACTCTTCGAGGTAGTGCGCGGTGGCCGGGTGGCCCCGCTCCCGCGCGAAGGCCGCGGCACAGATGAGGGCGGCTATCTGGA
The genomic region above belongs to Gemmatimonadales bacterium and contains:
- a CDS encoding molybdopterin-dependent oxidoreductase; protein product: MRVRPNTVLLLVSLLLLPVAAAYIQWGTFGLPTVSSSLTSMLERAEPYGFPAWLRITHYVNLLFLVLLIRSGLQILMDHPRLYGNVHCTPGTEWLRLTPIQVPKDRVWTAKDDSRPLSAWIGLPGHRHTVGMARHWHFLSVLFWVGNGVAFVALLFGTGQWRRLVPTSWRIVPDAWAVFVHYATFHLTPEPNGFYHYNALQQLAYFGVVFLLAPLAILTGPSMSPAFTARFTWYPKLPGNRQVGRSIHFLVMCAFVVFIIAHVTMVGLTDFVRNMNHIVMGTDDAHPIGLDLGLAGIGVVVLLNGLANRAAWRYPRAVQHAAKAVVTPVMACLLDRAAARAEFRREDVSPFFWVNGKVPTCDEWTALVAGDFKDYRLKVYGLVENPVELSLDDLRALRMKTQVTLHHCIQGWSGIAEWGGLPVAELVRVVRPTPCAKAVVFYSFGEGAEGGQFYGSLAIENALHPQTLLAYEMNGAPLSHLHGAPLRLRVENQLGFKMVKWVQGIEFVEDVRSINRGEGGYNEDHEYFGELASI
- a CDS encoding DUF488 domain-containing protein: MIRLKRVYEKPSRTDGLRILVDRLWPRGLTKQRAAVTLWLKDVAPSTELRKWFGHAPGRWKQFQARYRKELRAKKDALRLLRQKSKTHTVTLLYGARDEEHNEALVLKKVLEGRR